The following coding sequences are from one Bradyrhizobium sp. WSM471 window:
- a CDS encoding aliphatic sulfonate ABC transporter substrate-binding protein, with translation MTKVTRRVLLAGAVALAVSPAARAADPLKEIRIDWATYNPVSMVLKQKGLLEKEFAKDGVTVTWVQSAGSNKALEFLNAGSIDFGSTAGSAALVARINGNPIKSIYVYSRPEWTALVTSKDSKIADVAGLKGKRVAVTRGTDPHIFLVRALLGAGLTEKDITPVLLQHADGKTALIRGDVDAWAGLDPMMAQAEVEDGAKLFYRKDDANTWGILNVREQFLKDHPDAARRVLAVYEEARKYSLANYDELKKTFIAVTKLPEPVVDKQLKERTELTHSRIGAPQRESILAAGLALQQAGVVDAKVDVKAMLDALIDDQVPLPTN, from the coding sequence ATGACTAAAGTTACACGACGCGTACTTTTGGCGGGAGCGGTCGCTCTTGCCGTGTCCCCGGCGGCACGGGCGGCGGATCCGCTCAAGGAAATCCGTATCGACTGGGCGACCTATAATCCGGTGTCGATGGTCCTGAAGCAGAAGGGGCTCCTGGAAAAGGAGTTCGCCAAGGACGGCGTCACGGTCACCTGGGTGCAGTCCGCTGGCTCCAACAAGGCGCTCGAATTCCTCAATGCGGGCTCGATCGACTTCGGCTCGACGGCGGGATCGGCGGCGCTGGTCGCACGTATCAACGGCAACCCGATCAAGTCGATCTACGTCTATTCGCGTCCCGAATGGACGGCGTTGGTCACATCAAAGGATTCCAAGATCGCCGATGTGGCCGGCCTCAAGGGCAAGCGCGTCGCGGTGACGCGCGGCACCGATCCGCACATCTTCCTGGTGCGCGCGCTGCTTGGCGCAGGTCTCACCGAAAAGGACATCACGCCGGTGCTGCTCCAGCACGCCGACGGCAAGACCGCGCTGATCCGCGGCGACGTCGATGCGTGGGCCGGGCTCGATCCGATGATGGCGCAGGCCGAGGTCGAGGACGGCGCGAAACTGTTCTACCGCAAGGACGACGCCAACACTTGGGGCATCCTCAATGTGCGCGAGCAGTTTTTGAAAGACCATCCGGACGCCGCCCGCCGCGTGCTCGCCGTTTACGAGGAAGCGCGAAAGTATTCGCTGGCGAATTACGACGAGCTCAAGAAGACCTTCATCGCCGTGACCAAGCTGCCTGAGCCTGTCGTCGACAAGCAGCTCAAGGAGCGCACCGAGCTTACCCACAGCCGCATCGGCGCACCGCAGCGCGAATCGATCCTCGCCGCGGGCCTCGCCCTGCAACAGGCCGGCGTCGTCGACGCCAAGGTCGATGTGAAGGCGATGCTGGATGCGTTGATCGACGATCAGGTCCCGCTGCCGACGAATTAA
- a CDS encoding ABC transporter ATP-binding protein → MLALDRVSKTYPNGVQALARFSAEIRQGEIVAIIGGSGCGKSTLLRAIAGLDRASSGTVTLDNEAIASPHAKIGIIFQEPRLLPWLSVADNIGFGLADGPATERREKVARALERVGLAEKAQAWPRELSGGQAQRVAIARALVPQPEVLLLDEPFSALDAFTRRDLQDHLLDLWADTRPTLILVTHDVDEAVVLADRVLVMRPRPGRLFDQIEINLGRPRDRNSPLFENFKRSVLTSLDRSLDRSVPDRDATQGPGQAMWW, encoded by the coding sequence ATGCTGGCGCTCGACCGGGTCAGCAAGACCTATCCCAACGGCGTGCAGGCGCTGGCGCGCTTTTCCGCCGAGATCAGGCAAGGCGAGATCGTCGCCATCATCGGCGGCTCGGGCTGCGGCAAGTCCACGCTGCTGCGCGCCATTGCGGGCCTCGACCGCGCAAGCTCGGGCACGGTGACGCTCGACAACGAGGCGATCGCCTCGCCGCATGCCAAGATCGGCATCATCTTCCAGGAGCCGCGCCTGCTGCCCTGGCTCAGCGTCGCCGATAATATCGGCTTTGGTCTTGCCGATGGGCCCGCGACCGAGCGGCGTGAAAAGGTGGCGCGTGCGCTGGAGCGTGTCGGGCTCGCCGAGAAAGCGCAGGCCTGGCCGCGCGAGCTCTCCGGCGGGCAGGCACAGCGCGTCGCGATCGCCCGCGCACTGGTGCCGCAGCCCGAGGTGCTCTTGCTCGACGAGCCGTTCTCGGCGCTCGACGCTTTCACCCGCAGGGACCTCCAGGATCATCTGCTCGATCTCTGGGCCGACACGCGGCCGACGCTCATCCTCGTCACCCATGACGTAGACGAGGCCGTGGTGCTGGCTGACCGCGTGCTGGTGATGCGGCCGCGGCCGGGCCGGCTGTTCGACCAGATCGAGATCAATCTGGGCCGGCCACGCGACCGCAATTCGCCGCTGTTCGAGAATTTCAAGCGAAGTGTGCTGACGTCACTCGACCGTTCGCTCGACCGCAGCGTGCCCGACCGCGACGCAACCCAGGGTCCCGGTCAGGCCATGTGGTGGTGA
- a CDS encoding ABC transporter permease, whose amino-acid sequence MISDAPVLQQTTEPAESAAAPSWLSRYARPLLGVLLPLTLALGWEFLVWFGWSNGRLVPPPSRVFATIVDLARSGELFRHIAATLWRVGLGFAFGVVAGTLLGAISGYWSLARRLLDPTVQALRAIPSLAWVPLFILWLGIFETSKIALIAVGVFFPVYLGVMGAILIVDRKIVEVGRTFRLSGPAMIRRILLPAVLPAYVVSLRVGLGLGWMFVVAAELIGASEGLGYLLLDGQQLGKPAQILAAIVIFAILGKLTDWLIEIAAAPFLRWQDAFGRTTGA is encoded by the coding sequence ATGATCTCCGACGCGCCAGTCCTGCAACAGACCACGGAACCGGCCGAAAGCGCCGCTGCGCCTTCGTGGTTGTCGCGTTATGCGCGTCCATTGCTGGGTGTGTTGCTGCCGCTTACCCTCGCGCTCGGTTGGGAGTTCCTGGTCTGGTTCGGCTGGTCCAACGGCCGGCTGGTGCCGCCGCCCTCGCGCGTGTTCGCCACCATCGTTGACCTTGCCCGCTCCGGCGAACTGTTCCGTCACATCGCCGCGACGCTGTGGCGTGTCGGCCTCGGCTTCGCGTTCGGCGTGGTCGCCGGCACGTTGCTCGGCGCCATATCCGGCTATTGGTCGCTGGCGCGGCGGCTGCTCGATCCGACCGTGCAGGCGCTGCGCGCAATTCCATCGCTGGCCTGGGTGCCGCTGTTCATCCTCTGGCTCGGCATCTTCGAGACCTCGAAGATCGCGCTGATCGCAGTCGGCGTGTTCTTCCCGGTCTATCTCGGCGTGATGGGCGCGATCCTCATCGTCGATCGCAAGATCGTCGAAGTCGGTCGCACCTTCCGTCTCTCCGGACCTGCCATGATCCGCCGTATCCTGCTGCCCGCGGTGCTGCCGGCCTATGTCGTGTCCTTGCGCGTCGGACTTGGTCTGGGCTGGATGTTCGTGGTGGCGGCCGAGCTGATCGGCGCCTCCGAAGGCCTCGGCTATCTCCTGCTCGATGGCCAGCAGCTCGGCAAGCCCGCGCAGATCCTCGCCGCCATCGTGATCTTCGCGATCCTTGGCAAGCTCACGGATTGGTTGATCGAGATTGCGGCCGCGCCCTTCCTGCGCTGGCAGGACGCCTTCGGGCGTACGACGGGAGCATAA
- a CDS encoding PAS domain-containing methyl-accepting chemotaxis protein encodes MFKRKSNSGALVMMAAKAVSANLMVADNDLNIVYMNDAVTDLLRAAEPDLKKELPHFNVATLVGTNIDVFHKNPQHQRQMLASLSAVHRAMIQVGGHKFDLVATPLKNEDGSRAGTVVEWSDASIRLQNLDFGGQVAAANRSQAVIEFAMDGTVLTANENFLRTLGYTMNEIQGKHHSMFVPSVERESPAYREFWAALNRGEYQVAEYKRIGKGAKEVWIQASYNPVFDEKGRPTKVVKFATDVTEQKLRNADLAGQIAAIDKAQAVIEFNMDGTIITANPNFLGALGYSLAEIKGKHHSMFVEPSERDGNGYREFWAALNRGQYQAAEYKRLGKGGREVYIQASYNPIMDLNGKPFKVVKYATDVTKQVLVRMGNERVRGMMESVAAGSEELNASVREISEAMTKSRETAMSAVEQVASADAQAQRLTEAALAMSGIVELINNITGQINLLALNATIESARAGEAGRGFAVVASEVKSLANQAKQATDKIGAEIGSLNGISGDVVSALGSIKTAISNVSEYVTSTAAAIEEQSTVTNEMSTSMQRAAAEAAAIAARA; translated from the coding sequence ATGTTCAAGCGCAAGTCGAATAGCGGTGCATTGGTTATGATGGCTGCCAAGGCCGTGAGCGCCAACCTGATGGTGGCCGACAACGACCTGAACATCGTCTACATGAATGACGCGGTGACAGACCTGCTGCGCGCCGCTGAGCCCGACCTCAAGAAAGAACTGCCCCACTTCAACGTGGCTACGCTCGTTGGAACCAACATCGATGTGTTTCATAAGAATCCGCAGCATCAGCGCCAGATGCTGGCGAGCCTCAGCGCGGTGCATCGCGCGATGATCCAGGTCGGTGGCCACAAATTCGACCTCGTCGCGACACCGCTGAAGAATGAAGACGGCAGCCGGGCCGGAACTGTCGTGGAATGGTCCGATGCCTCGATCCGCCTTCAGAACCTCGACTTCGGAGGGCAGGTTGCGGCCGCGAACCGCTCACAGGCGGTCATCGAGTTCGCGATGGATGGCACGGTCCTCACCGCCAACGAGAATTTCCTGCGTACGCTCGGATACACGATGAACGAGATCCAGGGCAAACATCACAGCATGTTCGTTCCGTCTGTCGAACGCGAAAGCCCGGCCTATCGCGAGTTCTGGGCCGCGCTCAACCGCGGCGAATATCAGGTCGCCGAATACAAGCGGATCGGCAAGGGAGCCAAGGAAGTCTGGATCCAAGCATCATACAATCCCGTTTTCGACGAGAAGGGCAGGCCCACCAAGGTGGTGAAGTTCGCGACCGACGTCACTGAACAGAAGCTCAGGAATGCCGACCTTGCGGGCCAGATCGCGGCGATCGACAAGGCGCAGGCGGTGATCGAGTTCAACATGGACGGTACGATCATCACCGCCAACCCCAATTTCCTCGGCGCGCTCGGCTATTCGCTGGCCGAGATCAAGGGCAAGCACCACAGCATGTTCGTCGAGCCGTCGGAGCGCGATGGCAATGGCTATCGCGAGTTCTGGGCGGCGCTCAACCGCGGTCAGTACCAGGCGGCCGAATACAAGCGTCTCGGCAAGGGCGGCAGGGAGGTCTATATCCAGGCCTCCTACAACCCGATCATGGATCTCAATGGCAAGCCGTTCAAGGTCGTGAAATATGCGACCGACGTCACGAAGCAGGTGCTGGTCCGCATGGGCAACGAGCGTGTCCGCGGCATGATGGAATCGGTCGCCGCGGGTTCGGAGGAACTGAACGCCTCGGTGCGGGAGATTTCCGAGGCCATGACCAAATCGCGCGAGACGGCGATGAGCGCAGTGGAGCAGGTCGCGTCCGCTGATGCCCAGGCCCAGCGCCTCACTGAAGCGGCGCTGGCGATGAGCGGGATCGTCGAGCTCATCAACAACATCACCGGGCAGATCAATCTCCTGGCGCTCAACGCCACCATCGAATCCGCCCGCGCTGGCGAAGCCGGCCGCGGCTTCGCCGTAGTTGCTTCCGAAGTGAAGAGCCTCGCCAATCAGGCCAAGCAGGCCACCGACAAGATTGGTGCCGAGATCGGCAGTCTCAACGGCATCTCCGGCGATGTC
- a CDS encoding OsmC family protein: MDAAALRQMQAPIKERYKTDPKTAMITLKAKGSTDSEGIACKVETGRAIAMAGLHPGTGGSGLELCSGDMLLEALVACAGVTLKSVATAIEVPLKTGNVYAEGDLDFRGTLGVDKETPVGFAEIRLRFDVDTDAPQDKLDLLLKLTERYCVVYQTIKNGPKVSVSMQRM; this comes from the coding sequence ATGGACGCCGCAGCACTGCGCCAGATGCAGGCCCCGATCAAGGAGCGCTACAAGACCGATCCCAAGACCGCGATGATCACGTTGAAGGCCAAGGGCTCGACCGACAGCGAAGGCATCGCCTGCAAGGTCGAGACCGGCCGCGCCATCGCAATGGCCGGCCTGCATCCCGGGACCGGCGGCTCCGGCCTCGAGCTCTGCTCCGGCGACATGCTGCTCGAGGCGCTGGTCGCCTGCGCCGGCGTCACGCTGAAATCGGTCGCGACCGCGATCGAGGTGCCCCTGAAGACCGGCAACGTCTACGCCGAGGGCGATCTCGATTTCCGCGGCACGCTCGGCGTCGACAAGGAGACCCCGGTCGGCTTCGCCGAGATCCGTCTGCGCTTCGACGTCGACACCGATGCTCCGCAAGACAAGCTCGACCTGCTGCTCAAGCTCACCGAGCGCTATTGCGTGGTCTATCAGACCATCAAGAACGGCCCGAAGGTCTCGGTCTCGATGCAGCGGATGTAA
- a CDS encoding IS110 family transposase, with amino-acid sequence MSQIIRIGMDTSKYIFQLHGVDASEQVVLRKRLGRKGMLEFFAKLPPTVVVIEACGAAHVLARELGKLGHTAKLIAPQLVKPYVARNKNDGRDAEGLCEAASRPRMRYVPVKTAEQQAALMLLGIREQLVVRRTQLSNMIRGYAAEFGLIEAKGLDKLVSFLAAIEHDERVPTLARELFATLARQYDQVQVELKAVEAKLLAWHRANALSRRLAQIPGIGPVTAAALVMKAPDPHAFRSGRLFAAWLGLTPKDHSTAGKTRLGKITRAGDETLRQLLVLGATSVVKIAKSKARGPSWLIELLKRKTPKLAAVALANKMARIAWKLMTTGEQYDRARLGAQNEAQTAAAV; translated from the coding sequence GTGAGCCAGATTATCCGCATTGGGATGGATACGTCGAAGTATATCTTTCAACTGCATGGGGTGGATGCCTCGGAGCAGGTCGTGCTGCGCAAACGGCTTGGCCGCAAGGGGATGCTGGAGTTCTTTGCCAAGCTGCCGCCGACGGTGGTGGTGATCGAGGCGTGTGGGGCGGCTCACGTCCTGGCGCGAGAGCTAGGTAAGCTGGGACACACAGCCAAGCTGATCGCTCCGCAGCTGGTGAAACCCTACGTGGCGCGCAATAAGAACGATGGGCGCGATGCAGAGGGGCTGTGCGAGGCGGCGAGCCGGCCGCGGATGCGCTATGTGCCGGTGAAAACCGCCGAGCAACAGGCCGCGCTGATGCTGCTGGGCATCCGCGAACAACTGGTCGTGCGACGCACTCAACTTTCCAACATGATCCGCGGCTATGCGGCGGAGTTCGGTCTGATCGAGGCCAAGGGGCTGGACAAGCTGGTCTCGTTCCTGGCCGCAATCGAGCACGATGAAAGGGTGCCGACGCTGGCCCGCGAACTGTTTGCGACGCTTGCCCGCCAATATGATCAGGTGCAGGTCGAGCTGAAGGCAGTGGAGGCGAAGCTTCTCGCCTGGCACCGTGCCAATGCCTTGAGCCGTCGTTTGGCTCAGATCCCGGGGATCGGTCCGGTCACCGCCGCAGCACTGGTGATGAAGGCACCCGATCCTCACGCCTTCCGCTCGGGACGGCTGTTTGCCGCCTGGCTCGGCCTGACCCCAAAGGACCATTCCACCGCGGGAAAGACCAGGCTCGGCAAGATAACCCGTGCAGGCGATGAGACCTTGCGTCAGCTGCTGGTGCTTGGGGCAACTTCGGTGGTCAAGATCGCCAAATCGAAAGCTCGTGGGCCGAGCTGGCTGATCGAGCTTTTGAAGCGCAAAACACCGAAGCTGGCGGCGGTGGCGCTGGCCAACAAGATGGCCCGCATCGCCTGGAAGCTGATGACGACGGGAGAGCAATACGATCGCGCGCGGCTAGGGGCGCAAAACGAGGCCCAAACGGCCGCTGCCGTGTGA